The sequence below is a genomic window from Humulus lupulus chromosome 3, drHumLupu1.1, whole genome shotgun sequence.
gGTTTTGAATCCGGCGACGGTGGCGGCGCCACCATTCAAAGGTGGTGGTTCGGAAAATAAACTATTGGGTTTTAAAGCCCAAGAAGCAAggaatatggtggtggtggtggtggtggttcagctCGTGGTGGCTCGAGGTGCCCGGAATATGCTCggaaagtttgggagaaacccatGAATGACCGAACTTCAAGTGCCCCGTTGAGGGCCTTAGGCCACGCGTGAGGTCGCCAACTCCGGGGGTCGGGGGTTTCGGGGGACGACGCTTCCACTGGTCTGACGCGTGGCGTTGGTCGAAGATGGGACGGCGGCCGTTCGGCGTTGGCACTtcgggagagagggagagagagagagggaaccgaGGAGAGAGAGTGAAAAATGAGCTAagtgatttttttgtttttttttaatataataataaaatttttgttaaaaaaattggagggaatttgaaatttttttaaaattcaaaattttatgatacacataagtttgcgagtcctaaaaagtccaggaggtgtttgtttaaaagaaaaactcaaacttttaggacacacatagtttagagcgagtcctaaaataaattctttaaggactcacaACGCAAGTACTAAAAAGTCCATGAggcttttttaggactcgtatttatatgagtgtcctaaaaatgtgtttttgtagtaATGGTAATTCATCTTTGAGAATTTCCAGAAagctctaagtcttaataacatagactcgtggactagacagaatTAAaccgctgaaccacgtaaaaatcttcttgtttttcttcattattcattcgcttcatagtttccattgtttaattgctctacgatttaagttgacgaaaaacgacgtcaataaaacatattaaaatatgatattttttaaatattttataatgataattatttaaaaataataaattcatacattttataacttaaagaaaatttaattaaacttaatctcacatattataataatatcatattaaacatataatataaaatactatgaattagcaacaaattgttgtttttttttaaactagcaaGATACTTAAATTTATAATCCacctataatatttaatattacattatgcatataatatataatcttagaAATTATAagaaatataaacttaaacaaaaataaataaattatttaattgaaatataatatttattttattacattaatataaatttaataaaaatatttaataaattctataaattaaaataattaataaattctataaataaaactaaataacaCCACttggtgtgtatatatatatatatataaaaaaaaagtaggTGTTGCCATTAATTAGTGACGTAATTGGATTTAACTAATgattaaaagaattaaaatcCTTCATATAAAGAATATAATCGTGGTATACATGAtgaataattgaataaaaaagaATTTAAGAATTAATCCCTcactacaaacatatatacatatatgtatatatatattatatacccTAATTAATAATAGTTACTCTTCGTATCTGAATCTCAAACCAATGTAGAACAAGTGGAGGTGGAAGGGTCAAAGAGAGCAGGAAGCAAGTACTTCCTCCCATTCCCACCGTGAGCATTGTAGCTGGCACCAGTCGTGGGGTCAACCAGGAGGTCACCGGCGTATCCAGGGTAGGCCCCCTTCCCAAAAGTACCGGGGCAAGCCGAAGACGCCTCTAGTGGAGCCTCCTTCGGCCCTTGGAAGTACCCATTTCCGAACGGGTTCGTTACGGTTCCCGCCAAAAGGCTAGCCAGGTTGATGATCACTCCGTCCAGACCCACGTCGTTGTTTGGGGCAATCAGGGGCTGTGCCTGTGGTCCATAAATGGGCTGGTGGAACGGCCATGCGCATTGACCTGGGCACTGAGTCTCCGAGTTTCCGACCCAGATGTAAGCGAACTTGGAGCTCTTTCCCCTCAAGTGGTTACCGACTCCGGACAGAGATGACCCGTGTGACCCACACTTACTAGAGCAGAACCCTTCGACGGCCACGCCAGCGGCTGTCAATACAACGTTGATGGCGTCCTTTTGACCGCCCTTGGAGGCCAGTCGCACGATGTGTTGATTGGTCAACGTTTTCCCGAGAGAGTAGTTCTCGTCGATGAACTGGGATCCTAACGAGACAGAGAGGGACGATGGTTTCTTGGAGTTGGCGAGGCGGTGGTAGGTTTCGAGGGTCTTCCACCACGTGTTGACTGATGGTTGGTCTGTGTTGGGTTTCGAAGAAGAAGATGTAAGGGAGGTAATGAAGTCGGAGACAATGGCTTGTTGGGATGGCTTGAAGTTTCCGTACCATATTAGGTTAATGGAGATTTTTCCAAAGAGAAGAGGGCCATTGTGGTACTGGAATGGAAGAGGCTCTTGGGTTTGGTCGGACTCGCCCGAAAGAGTCCTCGCCGATGAACCCAAATGGAGTAGAGAGATGATAAAGAGCAAAGTGAGAGCTTTGGAAACAAAAGATGCCATTTTTATGATTGAACTGAGCTGCTGATAATAGAGAAAAGAAGCTCTTTGTTTTGCTTTGTTTTCGAGTTTTGAGTGAGTTTAAAAGAGAAGGGAAAAGGGTATTTATATTTGTGAGTAATGAGGGGTGTTTCTTTTAATTTGGTGATTAGTGGGCTAACAAAAGCAACTACTTGGAAGGAGCTAACTAACTAATTCATCTCAGTAGTGGAACGCAAATTAATATAACGTactgaaaaagaaagagaaaaatggAGTAAGAGAGAGTGAAATGCCAGCAAGAAAACGCGTTGATAAGATTAGTCATAATACCACTCCACCAAAATCTAATGGCTTCATCTAGAGACTGGCCGGCCAGCTAAGAAGAGATATATTATGATAAACATGACAGCCAATGAGAAcgaaaatgacaaaagaaaatTTAGCTCATTCTTTTGTCAGTTTGGTTTTGGGAAACAAAACGCGTACTTAAAAAACTATTGTTTTCCTTTTAATGATTTTAATAAGTAATATCAAACCTCTAGTTTGGTATGGGGCCATAATATTATGTGGAGAAGGGTATTTGTTTGCAGGTTGAcctgtattttttattttattttttaatagtgCAAATATTATGAAACTCAAATGCTTTTGTATTTTTCCACAAACTTGCAAATGATGTAGATGTATTTTTTTGCTTTTAAAAAAAGGATGATGTAGATGTATTTTGGCTCCGCATATAGTCACCAAAAGGAATAATTAAAGATTATTCTAAGAAGATAATCATCAGCCGTgtttttaaatttgtaaataGTCTTCTTAAGTATTTTAAGTTAGAGAAAACACAATCTAATTGAGATATAACATGATAGAATAAGTTTGTTCAGGTCATAAAAGAGGCATTGATTGAGAAGTTATTATTTATCTAGCATTGTCAAACAGCTCTACTGAATCTGGAAGTGGgacttttcatttatttatttatattcgttacatacatacatatagaGATATACGAGAAATGTCATGATTATTTCCAAAAATATTAAGCTCAAATAAATGTGACAGTGAAGCTTTAAAAGAGAACGTTGAGACTTGTCTAGGGGGTAAGAAGCCTTTTGCTTCCTATATTAAATAATTTAgatacattaattaaataaaaatactatACTTGGTAGGGAGGAGAGATGTGTAGATGGAGAGGGGGTGGAGAGAGAGTAATGGAAGGATAGTTTGACTCCTTCCTTGACACTCTATCCATCATACTCTCATTGTTTACTACCAAACATAGTCTTAGTAAAACACAACTATTTTTTAGGTATCTAAATCAATTACAGTATAACtccaatattttatttttattttatgatgGAGTTCATTGTAGTTATATCAAGTCTTCTGTAAATTTAAAGAAATTTTGGATAATTTATGATACCGAAATCAGGGTTAAAACAATCTATCTTACAGGGGCATAAAAAAGCAACCATGTGTATAATAGACTATTTGTACCCTGATTTCGGCaccataaattattcagaattttcaaaaaatttgaggAGACCTACTATGACTACAATGAACACCATCatagaaaaaaaatcataggtcACACTACCACAAAAACGGGCTTTtatgacacttttttagggcacttaCCTAAATGCGAGTACTAAAAAACAATTCTTAGACTTTTAATGACTCTCAGTGAGAGACCTTAAAAAGtattttttaggacacgcaatgCGAGCCCTAATTACTGATGTGAGTCCTAAAATAATATGAAGAAATTTTATTCTGTTTGGACTTTTAAAGACActttgagtgtcctaaaagagtattgagGACACTCAAAGTGGaccctaaaaaataataataaataaatatatcatACAAATATATTCCtaagaaaattattaattaataactaaaattaatttttattaattaattaaataagaaaattttaattaaaaaaacatactaaaaattagtttttttattaattaattaattaaaatcaattttttgATTAGAAAGggataaaatataaaatatattttcggaTTAGGACTTTAGGGATTAGGGTTCATTCTTTTCTCATCCTATTCCTCTCAGTCGCACCCTCTAACCTATCTCCTTCTCATTCATAA
It includes:
- the LOC133823385 gene encoding protein PHOSPHATE-INDUCED 1-like, with the protein product MASFVSKALTLLFIISLLHLGSSARTLSGESDQTQEPLPFQYHNGPLLFGKISINLIWYGNFKPSQQAIVSDFITSLTSSSSKPNTDQPSVNTWWKTLETYHRLANSKKPSSLSVSLGSQFIDENYSLGKTLTNQHIVRLASKGGQKDAINVVLTAAGVAVEGFCSSKCGSHGSSLSGVGNHLRGKSSKFAYIWVGNSETQCPGQCAWPFHQPIYGPQAQPLIAPNNDVGLDGVIINLASLLAGTVTNPFGNGYFQGPKEAPLEASSACPGTFGKGAYPGYAGDLLVDPTTGASYNAHGGNGRKYLLPALFDPSTSTCSTLV